One genomic region from Candidatus Methylacidiphilales bacterium encodes:
- the lhgO gene encoding L-2-hydroxyglutarate oxidase: MKIVIIGGGIVGLAVAYKLLQARPGLQLTLLEKEADVGRHQSTHNSGVLHAGLYYKPGSAKARLAVSGIKQMTRFCQEHGIAHEICGKIVVAVNEEQLPRLRTLLERGQTNGLSGLAWLSPSQIHDREPHAAGLGAVLVPEEGIVDYSAVCHTLSRLIKEMGGKVELNHSITYISRQNGTWRLESSGAEPVETPFIINCAGLHCDRVSRMAGRNPGSRIIPFRGEYYVIRPERAHLVNHLIYPVPDPTYPFLGVHFTRLIHGGIEAGPNAVLALKREGYSRTSFSLRDSIDSLTWPGLWRFATTHAGMCVEELLRSFNKQRFCRSLQELVPDIREEDLSPGGCGVRAQAMNIRGDLLQDFEIVQDDSALHLLNAPSPAATASLAIADELISRIPFKAVS, from the coding sequence ATGAAAATTGTCATCATCGGCGGCGGCATTGTCGGCCTGGCAGTGGCCTATAAGCTTCTCCAGGCCCGGCCCGGCTTGCAGTTGACCCTTTTGGAAAAGGAAGCTGATGTGGGCCGTCACCAGTCCACACACAACAGCGGCGTGTTGCATGCGGGCCTTTACTACAAGCCCGGCTCCGCCAAGGCGCGCCTCGCGGTCTCCGGCATCAAACAGATGACCCGTTTTTGCCAGGAGCACGGGATCGCCCATGAAATCTGCGGCAAAATTGTCGTGGCTGTCAATGAAGAGCAGCTTCCCCGGCTGCGCACCTTGCTGGAACGCGGCCAGACCAACGGGCTCAGCGGCTTGGCCTGGCTTTCACCTTCGCAAATCCACGATCGCGAACCCCATGCCGCCGGACTGGGCGCCGTATTGGTGCCTGAAGAAGGAATCGTGGATTATTCCGCCGTCTGCCATACCTTGAGCCGGTTGATCAAGGAAATGGGAGGGAAGGTTGAACTCAATCATTCCATAACATACATCTCCCGCCAAAATGGCACCTGGCGTCTCGAGTCTTCCGGAGCCGAACCGGTTGAGACCCCCTTTATCATCAACTGCGCGGGATTGCATTGCGACAGGGTCAGCCGGATGGCCGGCAGAAATCCAGGCAGCCGCATCATTCCCTTCCGCGGGGAATATTATGTCATCCGCCCCGAACGCGCGCATTTGGTGAATCATTTGATTTATCCGGTGCCCGATCCGACGTACCCCTTTCTCGGTGTGCATTTCACCCGGCTGATACATGGCGGCATTGAAGCGGGTCCCAATGCGGTTCTCGCACTCAAACGGGAAGGCTACAGCCGTACATCCTTTTCCCTCCGCGACAGCATCGATTCCCTGACATGGCCGGGACTTTGGCGTTTCGCAACAACCCACGCGGGAATGTGCGTCGAGGAACTTCTGCGCTCCTTCAACAAGCAACGGTTCTGCCGCTCCTTGCAGGAATTGGTGCCTGACATCCGGGAAGAAGACCTTTCCCCCGGTGGTTGCGGCGTGCGCGCGCAAGCCATGAATATCCGGGGCGATTTGCTCCAGGATTTCGAAATTGTGCAAGACGACAGCGCGCTTCACCTGCTCAATGCACCCAGCCCGGCAGCCACCGCCTCACTCGCCATTGCGGATGAACTTATCAGTCGCATTCCCTTCAAGGCTGTGTCATGA
- a CDS encoding NUDIX domain-containing protein, which produces MTPEGLKMFAHHSAVPGTQIKTGVGVVVRDDAGRFLIEKRSDCRMWGLLGGGIDPGESIAQAAVREVFEESGFHVEITGLIGVYSSPDCRMLVYPDNGDIRHLIDVVVEARIIGGRLKVSSESEKVEFFTADTLPDEVEIIPPARQALADAIAGRRGILG; this is translated from the coding sequence ATGACACCGGAAGGTCTCAAAATGTTTGCGCACCACTCCGCCGTGCCCGGGACCCAAATCAAAACCGGCGTAGGGGTGGTGGTTCGTGACGACGCGGGACGGTTCTTGATCGAAAAAAGGTCTGATTGCCGGATGTGGGGTCTTTTGGGCGGGGGAATCGATCCCGGCGAAAGCATCGCTCAAGCCGCTGTGCGCGAAGTTTTTGAGGAATCGGGGTTTCATGTGGAAATTACCGGCTTGATAGGCGTGTACAGCAGCCCCGATTGCCGCATGCTTGTTTATCCCGACAATGGCGATATCCGCCATTTGATCGATGTGGTTGTCGAAGCCCGGATCATCGGGGGCAGACTGAAGGTTTCATCCGAAAGTGAGAAAGTGGAATTTTTCACCGCCGACACGCTGCCGGACGAGGTTGAGATCATCCCGCCTGCCCGCCAGGCTCTGGCTGACGCAATCGCCGGAAGGCGTGGCATTTTGGGCTGA